The Dethiosulfovibrio peptidovorans DSM 11002 genome has a window encoding:
- a CDS encoding M55 family metallopeptidase: MKIYMSVDMEGATGVVRSEQTKASRDEYRFGQAMQTHDLKAAIEGALEGGAREILVNDSHDGMINISPADLSRYGGRVRIISGSPKTLGMMEGVECCDGAFFLCYHAMAGTERAILDHTISGKAVFGVRLNDKEVGEIGLNAAVCSEHSIPVLLVTGDTAACEEARSALGQEVLTCSVKRGIGHSSADCLPPDDTFEIIRKGAFEAAKSLKYGGTGKNEIPRGAFQMDISFHYTSQADSAATIPGTTRIDGRTVRIKGIGMDLMRRWAGSLISLGGSVAF; the protein is encoded by the coding sequence ATGAAAATATACATGAGCGTCGACATGGAAGGCGCCACAGGAGTAGTTAGATCGGAGCAGACAAAAGCTTCTCGGGACGAATACCGTTTCGGACAAGCTATGCAGACCCACGACCTTAAGGCCGCGATAGAGGGGGCACTAGAAGGAGGGGCAAGGGAGATCCTGGTCAACGACTCCCACGACGGAATGATAAACATATCCCCTGCGGATCTCTCAAGATACGGTGGCCGGGTCAGGATAATATCCGGCTCTCCCAAGACACTCGGCATGATGGAGGGAGTGGAATGTTGCGACGGTGCCTTTTTCCTCTGCTATCACGCTATGGCAGGCACGGAGAGGGCCATTCTCGATCACACCATATCGGGTAAAGCGGTATTCGGTGTCAGGCTTAACGACAAAGAGGTCGGGGAAATAGGGCTCAACGCAGCGGTATGTTCGGAGCACTCGATCCCGGTACTTCTAGTGACAGGAGACACCGCCGCCTGCGAAGAGGCCCGTTCCGCCCTGGGACAAGAGGTCCTAACCTGTTCGGTAAAACGAGGAATCGGCCACTCCTCCGCCGACTGCCTTCCTCCCGACGATACTTTCGAGATCATCCGAAAGGGGGCCTTCGAGGCGGCTAAGAGTCTGAAGTATGGAGGGACAGGAAAAAACGAAATTCCCAGGGGAGCTTTCCAGATGGACATATCCTTCCACTACACGTCCCAGGCGGATAGCGCCGCAACGATCCCGGGAACGACCAGAATCGACGGAAGGACCGTCAGAATAAAGGGGATCGGGATGGACCTGATGAGAAGATGGGCTGGATCCCTCATCTCCCTAGGCGGATCGGTGGCATTTTAA
- a CDS encoding ABC transporter permease, with translation MGRFIVRRLMLAIPVLIGVSIIAFLILHLSPGDPAELLAGDEATQADIQLIREEFGLDKPLSTQYFRFIRGVFTGELISMKYEIPVMEIVGKRLKNTLILSSAAIVISVVIGIMAGILSAVHRYSWIDYLSTFIALLGVSMPVFWWGLLMILLFSVTLMWLPSGGMGGIRHLIMPAIALGTASTGIIARMTRSSMLDVLQQDYITTAVAKGLKEKLVIYRHALRNALIPTVTVIGLQFGYMLAGAVLTESVFSWPGIGRLLVDSIMGRDYPVVQTALLVIALIFVLANLVVDVLYALLDPRIRYND, from the coding sequence TTGGGTAGATTCATAGTTAGGAGGCTGATGCTGGCGATTCCGGTATTGATAGGGGTCTCCATAATAGCCTTCTTGATTCTTCATCTATCCCCGGGAGACCCGGCGGAGCTCCTGGCCGGAGACGAGGCGACCCAGGCGGATATCCAGCTGATCAGGGAGGAGTTCGGACTCGACAAACCCCTGTCGACCCAGTACTTCCGCTTTATCCGAGGGGTCTTCACAGGAGAGCTGATCTCCATGAAATACGAGATACCGGTGATGGAGATAGTCGGCAAGAGGCTCAAAAACACGTTGATCCTATCCTCCGCCGCCATAGTCATCTCCGTCGTGATAGGGATAATGGCCGGGATCCTCTCGGCGGTGCATCGGTACTCGTGGATAGACTACCTGTCGACCTTCATAGCCCTTCTCGGTGTATCTATGCCGGTCTTCTGGTGGGGGCTTCTGATGATCCTCCTGTTCTCCGTAACCCTGATGTGGCTTCCATCGGGAGGAATGGGGGGCATAAGACATCTGATAATGCCGGCCATTGCCTTGGGAACGGCGTCAACCGGGATCATAGCCAGGATGACCCGCTCCAGCATGCTGGACGTACTCCAGCAGGACTATATCACGACCGCCGTCGCCAAGGGACTGAAAGAGAAACTGGTCATATACCGCCACGCCCTGAGAAACGCCCTAATTCCGACGGTGACGGTAATAGGCCTCCAGTTCGGATATATGCTGGCGGGAGCTGTTCTGACCGAGTCGGTCTTCTCCTGGCCGGGAATAGGGAGGCTGCTGGTCGACTCCATAATGGGAAGGGACTATCCGGTCGTCCAGACGGCCCTGCTGGTAATAGCTCTCATATTCGTACTGGCGAACCTTGTGGTTGACGTCCTGTATGCGCTTTTAGATCCGAGGATCAGATACAATGACTGA
- a CDS encoding ABC transporter ATP-binding protein — protein MVAEKILEVKDLSTWFYTEEGIVKALEKVSFSIGQGEILGIVGETGCGKSVTSRSIMGLIPQPPGKIVEGQVLFQGRDLLTLPDDEMRSVRGCDMAMIFQDPMSSLNPVLKVGFQVEEAIKAHGSVSDAKARSRALEMFHKVNIPDPEKSLERYPHQFSGGMKQRVMIAMALCCNPKLLIADEPTTALDVSIQAQILSLIKDLQRDFGSSIMLISHDLGVIATMAQMVAVMYAGSIIEYGTVHDIFDSPLHPYTKGLIGAIPRLDRDQERLDVIKGSLPNLIHLPEGCKFRERCPMAEPICATARPPRIIDDNGHEVACYAYR, from the coding sequence GTGGTGGCTGAGAAGATATTGGAGGTCAAGGACCTCTCTACGTGGTTCTATACGGAGGAAGGGATCGTGAAAGCCCTGGAGAAGGTGAGCTTCTCCATAGGCCAGGGAGAGATCCTGGGCATAGTGGGAGAGACCGGATGCGGCAAATCCGTCACCTCCCGTTCCATAATGGGCCTGATTCCCCAGCCTCCGGGAAAGATAGTGGAAGGGCAAGTCCTGTTTCAGGGCAGGGATCTGCTTACCCTACCGGACGACGAGATGCGCTCCGTCAGGGGCTGCGATATGGCGATGATATTCCAGGATCCCATGAGCAGTCTGAATCCGGTACTGAAGGTCGGATTCCAGGTCGAGGAGGCAATAAAGGCCCACGGTTCGGTCTCCGACGCGAAGGCAAGATCCAGGGCCCTCGAGATGTTCCATAAGGTCAACATACCGGACCCGGAGAAGTCACTGGAAAGATATCCCCATCAGTTCTCCGGAGGGATGAAACAGAGGGTGATGATAGCCATGGCCCTCTGCTGCAACCCAAAGTTGTTGATCGCCGACGAGCCTACGACCGCCCTGGACGTATCGATACAGGCCCAGATACTGTCGCTCATCAAGGATCTTCAAAGGGACTTCGGCAGCTCGATAATGCTGATATCCCACGACCTGGGAGTGATAGCCACCATGGCGCAGATGGTAGCGGTCATGTACGCCGGCAGCATCATAGAGTACGGAACGGTTCACGACATATTCGACTCGCCCCTCCATCCCTACACTAAGGGACTCATAGGGGCGATCCCGAGGCTGGACAGGGATCAGGAGCGGCTGGACGTCATAAAGGGATCCCTGCCGAATCTCATACATCTGCCGGAGGGATGCAAGTTCCGGGAACGCTGTCCCATGGCGGAGCCGATCTGCGCCACGGCCCGTCCTCCTAGGATTATCGATGACAACGGACACGAGGTGGCCTGCTATGCCTATCGTTGA
- a CDS encoding ABC transporter permease, with product MTDVKKTAKNRSHLSIIWRRLSRSKTAVLGLFIVTLYVLIALVGPHMAPYDPLAQNLSDAFLAPSGDHLMGCDEFGRDIFSRIIHGARVSLIIQFNSVVIALVIGIALGAIGGYFGGLIDEIIMRLMDIMLAFPGMLLALAIVAMLGPNLTNLIVAIGIYSVPQFARVTRGAVISVKKNDYVTAAQAIGESNRSVIMRYVLPNALSPIIVQTTLRMATVLLTAAGLGFLGLGVQPPTPEWGTMLSGARMYLRTAPFVAFFPGLAIMIVVLGFNFFGDGLQDALNPRLKE from the coding sequence ATGACTGACGTTAAAAAAACGGCAAAAAACAGATCGCACCTGAGCATAATATGGCGCAGACTCAGCCGCAGCAAAACCGCCGTGCTGGGACTGTTCATAGTGACCCTTTACGTCCTCATAGCCCTGGTGGGACCCCATATGGCTCCATACGATCCCCTGGCCCAGAACCTCAGCGACGCATTTCTGGCGCCGTCGGGAGATCATCTGATGGGCTGCGACGAGTTCGGACGAGATATATTCAGCAGGATAATCCACGGAGCTAGGGTCTCGCTGATAATTCAGTTCAACTCGGTGGTAATAGCCTTGGTCATAGGTATAGCCCTCGGAGCAATAGGAGGTTATTTCGGCGGGCTGATCGACGAGATAATAATGAGACTGATGGATATAATGCTGGCTTTTCCCGGCATGCTTCTGGCCCTGGCCATAGTGGCCATGCTGGGCCCCAACCTGACTAATCTCATAGTCGCCATAGGGATATACTCGGTGCCCCAGTTCGCCAGGGTAACCAGGGGTGCGGTCATATCGGTGAAGAAAAACGACTACGTCACGGCGGCCCAGGCCATAGGAGAGTCGAACCGATCGGTGATAATGAGATACGTGCTGCCAAACGCCCTCTCCCCCATCATCGTCCAGACCACCCTGAGGATGGCAACGGTACTCCTCACCGCGGCGGGACTGGGTTTTCTCGGACTGGGAGTGCAGCCCCCCACCCCGGAATGGGGAACCATGCTCAGCGGAGCCAGGATGTACCTTCGAACCGCCCCCTTCGTGGCGTTCTTTCCCGGCCTGGCAATAATGATAGTTGTCCTGGGATTCAATTTTTTCGGAGACGGGCTTCAGGACGCCTTGAACCCCAGACTTAAGGAGTGA
- a CDS encoding GntR family transcriptional regulator: MEILADEQAFRTIIGLIVEHRLSPGERLYEPELVEMLGMSRTPIRQALGRLMTEGILEKIPGQKGYRIPALTKEDLLQVFVARSTLEGRAAELAAELATEEDIETLLELNHRESDFVELYGNQRKGLFAELNEDFHTKIVRLSGNLYFQRHFSQLYHRSSLYTFYFSPYYILDVNAPEYVARRKDGRYKSSMEHKLIVRALRERDGLMARKHMEEHILNTVKHRLSLGML; the protein is encoded by the coding sequence ATGGAGATACTGGCCGATGAACAGGCTTTCAGGACGATTATCGGTTTGATAGTGGAACACAGGCTTTCTCCGGGAGAGAGACTGTACGAGCCGGAACTGGTCGAGATGTTGGGGATGAGCAGGACTCCCATAAGACAGGCTCTCGGCAGACTAATGACCGAGGGCATCCTTGAGAAGATCCCGGGGCAGAAGGGATACAGAATCCCCGCCTTGACCAAGGAGGACCTGCTTCAGGTTTTCGTGGCCCGATCCACCCTGGAGGGCAGAGCGGCGGAGCTGGCGGCAGAACTGGCGACGGAGGAGGACATAGAGACCCTTTTAGAGCTCAACCACAGGGAATCCGATTTCGTAGAGCTCTACGGGAACCAGAGGAAGGGACTTTTCGCCGAGCTCAACGAGGATTTTCACACCAAGATAGTTAGACTCAGCGGGAATCTCTATTTTCAACGTCATTTCAGCCAACTCTACCATCGGTCTTCCCTTTACACCTTCTACTTCTCGCCCTACTACATACTGGACGTAAACGCTCCGGAGTATGTAGCCCGCAGAAAGGACGGAAGATATAAAAGCTCGATGGAACATAAGCTGATAGTCAGGGCTCTGAGGGAGAGAGACGGGTTGATGGCTCGAAAACACATGGAGGAACACATTCTGAACACGGTGAAACACAGGCTCAGCCTTGGGATGCTGTAG